In Vidua chalybeata isolate OUT-0048 chromosome 5, bVidCha1 merged haplotype, whole genome shotgun sequence, one genomic interval encodes:
- the ARMC10 gene encoding armadillo repeat-containing protein 10: protein MWGPRGAAVRAAAAALLLGAGACYCLWRLAAGGRRGRRAAARRDPPADSSPPVSTHTMDVDALQKLIHLLQATDDPLIQEQALITLSNSAAFSVNQDIIRNLDGLSVIGGMLSNCVPKVKEKALNALNNLSMNIKNQEEIQVFITQVCRTVESAPLNSDVQLAGLRLLTNMSVTSDYHQKMINSIPCFFHLLSEGTERTQIQVLKVLVNLSANPAMTMHLLRAQVPSLMLLFDNCVNRDILVRALAFAANLKKSMNDEEGTMLEEYSEDSIFFTLYRDSAPFAQRLVSLLHHPDTEVKEQVVRILTQ, encoded by the exons ATGTGGGGGCCGCGGGGCGCGGCGGtgagggcggcggcggcggccctGCTGCTCGGGGCCGGCGCCTGCTACTGCCTATGGCGGctggcggcgggcgggcggcgggggcggcgaGCAGCAGCCAGGCGGGACCCGCCGGCAG ACAGCAGTCCTCCAGTGTCAACCCATACCATGGATGTGGATGCTCTACAGAAACTTATTCATTTGCTCCAGGCCACAGATGATCCATTAATTCAAGAGCAAGCTTTAATCACTCTCAGCAACAGTGCTGCCTTCTCTGTAAATCAA GATATAATTCGAAATTTGGATGGTCTTTCTGTTATTGGAGGGATGCTCTCTAACTGCGTTCCcaaagttaaagaaaaagcaCTAAATGCACTTAATAATTTGAGtatgaatattaaaaatcagGAAGAGATACAG GTATTTATTACACAAGTTTGTAGGACTGTTGAGTCAGCTCCCCTGAACTCTGATGTGCAGCTAGCTGGACTCAGGCTATTGACAAATATGTCTGTTACCAGTGACTACCACCAAAAGATGATAAACTCAATTCCAtgcttttttcatttgctttcagaaGGAACTGAAAGGACACAG ATTCAAGTTTTGAAAGTACTTGTGAACTTATCTGCAAACCCAGCCATGACAATGCATCTTCTCAGAGCTCAA GTGCCATCATTGATGTTACTTTTTGACAACTGTGTAAACAGAGATATTCTGGTTCGAGCCCTGGCATTTGCAGCAAACTTGAAAAAGAGCATGAATGATGAAGAAGGCACCATGCTTGAGGAATACAGTGAAGACTCAATTTTCTTCACACTCTATAGGGACTCTGCCCCATTCGCTCAGAGACTGGTATCTTTGCTGCATCACCCTGATACAGAAGTGAAAGAACAAGTTGTGAGAATATTAACACAAtag
- the LRRC17 gene encoding leucine-rich repeat-containing protein 17 has protein sequence MQVVTIILLLLLCNACDCRRTRNGSLRNNERENILRRASSTVKRNAQGLTCDIYTYLHEKYLDCQERKLVFVAPDWPEDIKHMLLARNRIRKLKNNMFSKYKVLKSLDLQQNDISKIESEAFYGLDKLTTLLLQHNQIKILSEEIFIYTPSLNYLRLYDNPWHCSCELETLVTMLQVPTNRNLGNYAKCVYPIELKNQKLKQIKADQLCSEEDRQDPKNIKREKPEAVKQPEFDSSLCHMYVFPVTTLNCKRKDLKKVPGNIPPDIAKLDLSNNKIRQLRAKEFEDVSELKILNLNSNGIAYIDPAAFSGLNNLEELDLSNNSLQNFEYGVLEDLYFLKILWLRENPWRCDYNIHYLFYWLKHHYNVHYNGLECKMPEEYKGWSVGKYVRSYYEECPKDKLPIYPETFDLDKDDEEWERHKEETVQTVKKHGVIVTVIG, from the exons ATGCAAGTAGTTACTATTATATTACTACTTCTTCTTTGTAATGCATGTGACTGTAGGaggacaaggaatgggagtttgAGAAACAATGAAAGGGAAAACATCTTAAGGAGAGCATCTAGCACTGTTAAGCGCAATGCCCAAGGCCTAACATGTGATATTTACACTTATCTTCATGAGAAATACTTAGAttgtcaggaaagaaaattggTTTTTGTGGCACCTGATTGGCCAGAGGATATAAAACACATGCTGCTAGCAAGAAACAGAATTCGTAAATTAAAGAACAATATGTTTTCCAAGTATAAAGTACTGAAAAGTCTGGATTTACAACAGAATGACATATCAAAAATTGAAAGCGAGGCTTTTTATGGTTTGGATAAACTTACCACGCTCTTACTTCAGCATAACCAAATTAAGATTTTATCTGAggagatttttatttatacGCCCAGTCTAAACTACCTACGTCTCTATGACAATCCCTGGCATTGCAGCTGTGAACTAGAAACTCTTGTTACAATGCTACAGGTTCCAACAAACAGGAATTTGGGAAATTATGCCAAATGTGTGTACCCAATAGAACTGAAAAATCAGAAGCTAAAGCAGATAAAAGCTGATCAGCTATGTAGTGAAGAGGACAGGCAGGATCCCAAAAACATAAAACGGGAGAAGCCTGAAGCTGTCAAACAACCAGAATTTGATTCCTCTTTGTGCCACATGTACGTGTTTCCTGTGACAACTCtgaactgcaaaagaaaag atttaaagaAAGTTCCAGGTAACATACCTCCAGATATAGCTAAACTTGATTTGTCCAACAACAAAATTAGACAGCTACGAGCCAAGGAGTTTGAAGATGTCAGTGAACTGAAGATATTAAATCTAAACAGCAATGGAATAGCATACATTGATCCTG CTGCTTTTTCAGGCCTCAATAACTTAGAGGAGCTGGATCTATCAAACAACAGCTTGCAGAATTTTGAATATGGAGTACTGGAAGATCTTTACTTTCTGAAAATACTGTGGCTGAGAGAGAATCCTTGGAGATGCGATTACAACATACACTATCTTTTCTACTGGCTGAAGCACCACTACAATGTTCACTACAATGGCCTAGAATGCAAAATGCCTGAGGAATACAAAGGATGGTCTGTTGGAAAATATGTTCGAAGTTATTATGAGGAATGCCCAAAAGACAAGCTTCCCATTTATCCAGAAACTTTTGATTTGGACAAAGATGATGAGGAATGGGAACGACACAAAGAGGAAACAGTTCAGACAGTAAAGAAGCATGGTGTAATTGTCACCGTGATAGGCTAA